From Fibrobacter succinogenes, a single genomic window includes:
- a CDS encoding exo-beta-N-acetylmuramidase NamZ domain-containing protein has product MVTLALSHFEKSFPVALRGKRLGAVLHPASVCADLHYTLDLLKDLDGKLFKLSALFGPQHGIKGHTQDNMIEWEGYEDPELHIPVYSLYGEHREPTAEMLSHVDAMLVDLQDVGARYYTFIWTLFLCMKACEKAGIPVVVVDRPNPINCVDEEGPVLDLNYTSFVGLHSIRTRHAKTIGELAEQFKAERFPKCELYVMHMDGYDKRMWFDETGLPWILPSPNMPTLDTAIVYPGMCLFEATNVSEGRGTTRPFEIFGAPFIDAVKLCKYMNGLKLPGVYFRENYFQPTFHKGAGQICGGAQIHVTDRNKFRSFEMAVKLLQYIFNEYPKDFAWKQPPYEYEFKKLPIDILLGNGTFRKEFIESSI; this is encoded by the coding sequence ATGGTAACGTTAGCTCTTTCTCATTTTGAAAAAAGTTTTCCGGTGGCACTCCGTGGCAAGCGCTTGGGCGCGGTTTTGCACCCGGCTTCGGTTTGTGCGGATTTGCATTATACTCTTGATTTACTCAAGGACTTGGATGGCAAGCTCTTTAAGCTTTCGGCATTGTTTGGGCCGCAGCATGGCATCAAGGGCCACACGCAAGATAACATGATCGAATGGGAAGGCTACGAGGATCCGGAATTGCATATTCCGGTTTACAGCCTTTATGGTGAACATCGCGAGCCGACTGCAGAAATGCTTTCGCACGTGGATGCGATGCTTGTGGATTTGCAGGATGTGGGCGCGCGTTATTACACGTTCATCTGGACGCTCTTCCTTTGCATGAAGGCTTGCGAAAAGGCGGGAATCCCGGTTGTTGTCGTGGATCGCCCGAACCCGATCAACTGCGTTGATGAGGAAGGCCCGGTGCTCGACCTCAATTATACGAGTTTTGTTGGGCTCCATAGCATCCGCACGCGGCATGCTAAAACGATTGGCGAACTTGCCGAACAATTCAAGGCTGAGCGATTCCCGAAGTGCGAACTTTACGTGATGCACATGGACGGCTATGATAAGCGCATGTGGTTCGACGAAACGGGACTCCCGTGGATTTTGCCGAGCCCGAACATGCCGACTCTCGATACCGCTATCGTGTATCCGGGCATGTGCCTGTTCGAAGCAACCAACGTGAGCGAAGGCCGAGGCACGACACGTCCGTTCGAAATTTTTGGCGCTCCGTTCATTGATGCGGTCAAGCTTTGCAAGTACATGAACGGGCTCAAGTTGCCGGGTGTGTATTTCCGCGAGAACTATTTCCAGCCGACGTTCCATAAGGGCGCGGGGCAGATTTGCGGTGGCGCGCAGATTCATGTGACTGACCGTAATAAGTTCCGCAGTTTTGAAATGGCGGTGAAGCTGTTGCAGTACATTTTCAACGAATACCCGAAGGACTTTGCGTGGAAGCAGCCGCCGTACGAATATGAATTCAAAAAGTTGCCGATTGATATTTTGCTTGGTAACGGAACGTTCCGCAAGGAATTTATCGAGTCGAGTATTTAA
- a CDS encoding ABC transporter permease — protein sequence MKLRLSTETLNRLKRFRKNKRAFWSLVILVVAYLLSLTSPWTVNDEPFYLRYNGKNYFPAFARYSEADFGGEYKTEQDYAKLFADVAECKQDEEDGFPRAGGCPEMWTIMPPVPHDPLKADLSEEGTPPFAPSAKHWLGTDSNGRDVLSRLIHGFRICISFSLLLTVLGTFLGIVIGGIQGYLGKFWDTGMQRMIEIWSSLPMLYVVILIGSIYGRSFWLLILIMAAFNWLSLSYYMRAEFLKLRSMTYVMSAKVLGLGHRHIFFKEILPNAMTPVVTLFPFTLIGGIGSLTSLDFLGFGLQPPTPSWGELMSQGLNNLYAPWISVSTVAALFVTLLLTTFVGEGVRDAMDPKSGDRYV from the coding sequence ATGAAACTTAGACTTTCGACAGAAACTTTGAACCGCCTGAAGCGCTTCCGCAAGAACAAGCGCGCCTTTTGGTCCCTTGTGATTCTGGTGGTGGCTTACTTGCTTTCGCTCACGAGTCCGTGGACGGTGAATGATGAACCGTTCTATTTGCGCTACAACGGCAAGAATTATTTCCCGGCGTTCGCGCGTTACAGCGAAGCGGATTTTGGTGGCGAATACAAGACGGAACAGGATTACGCGAAGCTCTTTGCGGATGTCGCCGAATGCAAGCAGGATGAAGAAGACGGATTCCCGCGTGCGGGTGGCTGCCCCGAAATGTGGACAATCATGCCGCCTGTGCCGCACGATCCGCTGAAGGCGGATCTGAGCGAGGAGGGGACCCCTCCATTTGCGCCGAGCGCAAAACACTGGCTCGGAACGGATAGTAATGGGCGCGATGTTTTGAGCCGCCTCATTCACGGGTTCCGCATTTGTATTAGCTTTAGCTTGTTGTTGACCGTGCTGGGCACGTTCCTCGGAATTGTCATCGGCGGGATCCAGGGCTACCTCGGAAAGTTCTGGGATACGGGCATGCAGCGTATGATTGAAATCTGGTCATCGCTCCCGATGCTTTACGTGGTGATTCTCATCGGCAGTATTTATGGCCGTAGTTTCTGGCTTTTGATTTTGATTATGGCGGCGTTCAACTGGCTTTCGCTCAGCTACTACATGCGTGCGGAATTCCTGAAGCTCCGCAGCATGACTTATGTGATGTCGGCGAAGGTGCTTGGCCTTGGGCATCGTCACATCTTCTTCAAGGAAATTTTGCCGAATGCAATGACGCCTGTGGTGACGCTTTTCCCGTTCACGCTCATCGGTGGAATCGGAAGCCTCACGTCGCTCGACTTCTTGGGCTTTGGACTCCAGCCGCCCACGCCGAGCTGGGGCGAGCTCATGAGCCAGGGGCTCAACAACCTCTACGCTCCGTGGATTTCCGTGAGCACGGTCGCTGCGCTCTTCGTGACGCTTTTGCTTACGACATTCGTCGGCGAAGGCGTAAGGGATGCTATGGACCCGAAGTCGGGAGATAGGTATGTTTAA
- a CDS encoding ABC transporter ATP-binding protein: protein MSNAVLSVKDVSVAFGFDKNGNSRDGKQPLQVTDRVSFDIFPGEFFALVGESGCGKSVTAMSILRLLPWPSAKIVSGSILFNDGDSCVVDDSRDATENTRDLAMLSLEELQQIRGSEIACIFQEPMQALNPVVTIKKQLLEVFKFGAVSKNAVSKSAQSKKESAQSQNAQFQNASSRKDCHSRLDRESPLDLIREQLRLAGFTDPDRVLNSYPHELSGGMLQRVCIVMALLPKPKLIIADEPTTALDVTVQAQVLAVLKEMAEKTGTAVLLITHNMGIVSQYAHRVAVMYAGRIVEEGPVREVINHPMHPYTQGLLAAIPESHSDLRTLVSIPGSVPHPKDFAKGCRFADRCCKCAQASADVREKCLSAELPPKIAEADHFACCFGAK from the coding sequence ATGAGCAATGCAGTTTTAAGCGTTAAAGATGTTTCGGTGGCGTTTGGGTTTGACAAGAATGGCAACTCGCGTGACGGCAAGCAGCCGTTGCAGGTGACGGACCGCGTCTCGTTTGACATTTTTCCGGGCGAATTTTTTGCCTTGGTGGGCGAGTCCGGTTGCGGAAAGAGCGTGACTGCCATGAGCATTTTGCGCTTGTTGCCGTGGCCAAGCGCAAAGATTGTGAGCGGCTCCATCTTGTTCAATGACGGCGATTCTTGTGTTGTTGACGATTCTCGCGATGCAACTGAAAATACCCGCGATTTGGCGATGCTTTCGCTCGAAGAACTACAACAAATTCGCGGTTCCGAAATCGCCTGCATCTTCCAAGAACCGATGCAAGCGCTCAATCCCGTCGTCACTATCAAAAAGCAACTGCTTGAAGTCTTTAAGTTCGGCGCAGTCTCGAAAAATGCTGTTTCAAAAAGCGCGCAATCCAAAAAAGAATCCGCGCAGTCCCAAAATGCGCAGTTCCAAAATGCGTCATCCCGAAAGGATTGTCATTCCCGACTTGATCGGGAATCTCCTTTAGACCTTATCCGCGAACAGCTCCGCCTTGCGGGATTCACCGACCCTGACCGTGTTTTGAATTCATACCCGCACGAACTTTCTGGCGGTATGCTGCAGCGCGTTTGCATTGTGATGGCGCTTTTGCCAAAGCCAAAATTGATTATCGCTGACGAACCGACGACCGCTCTAGACGTAACCGTGCAGGCTCAGGTTCTCGCCGTGCTCAAGGAAATGGCCGAAAAGACTGGAACCGCAGTTCTCCTCATTACGCACAACATGGGAATTGTTTCGCAGTATGCGCACCGCGTCGCCGTGATGTACGCTGGCCGCATCGTCGAAGAAGGTCCTGTTCGCGAGGTCATCAACCACCCGATGCACCCTTACACGCAAGGTCTCCTTGCTGCGATTCCCGAAAGCCATAGCGACTTGCGCACGCTCGTGTCTATTCCGGGTTCCGTGCCACATCCGAAGGATTTTGCGAAGGGTTGCCGTTTTGCGGACCGTTGCTGCAAATGCGCCCAGGCTTCCGCCGATGTTCGCGAAAAATGCCTTTCTGCCGAACTCCCGCCGAAAATTGCCGAAGCGGATCATTTCGCGTGTTGCTTTGGTGCCAAGTAA
- a CDS encoding FISUMP domain-containing protein, translating into MFCKECHKNLKDFDALIDKMENCPFCGAKLVRPPVKVAQKDVKTLCETLVQKVGDSIFADESTLENELRSLNAPEFADAKDRLFLLVLKQIPSSMYEVKSFSDGEQQEVLEACQKRLCVDLGLSFEPCAQMLDILQEYIWQKRFSLSPNLYESQFVDPRDGQVYKTVRIGNQVWMKEPLKYKCVGYTGDGIYEWNAVNKYCAVRGWRVPKKKDFEILTQTAASLGCGDPSSVLMSRKGWEKCSVTPTDNLGFEATPVKSNTGISNNYFSHFWTSEDKFCFEIFPGRVTFSTHSQSYVRLIKDDIAESKTPEKK; encoded by the coding sequence ATGTTCTGTAAAGAGTGTCATAAGAATCTAAAAGATTTTGATGCTTTAATTGATAAAATGGAAAATTGCCCGTTCTGCGGTGCGAAATTGGTTCGGCCGCCAGTCAAGGTGGCGCAGAAAGATGTCAAAACGTTGTGCGAAACTCTTGTGCAAAAAGTCGGGGATTCCATTTTTGCTGATGAATCGACTTTGGAAAATGAATTGCGGAGCTTGAACGCCCCCGAATTTGCAGATGCAAAGGACCGTTTATTTTTGCTCGTACTCAAGCAAATTCCGTCGAGCATGTACGAGGTCAAAAGCTTTTCGGATGGCGAACAGCAGGAGGTCTTGGAAGCTTGCCAAAAACGTCTTTGCGTGGATTTAGGTTTGTCTTTCGAACCATGCGCGCAAATGCTCGATATTTTGCAAGAGTACATTTGGCAAAAAAGATTTTCGCTTTCCCCGAATCTTTATGAATCGCAGTTTGTCGATCCGCGTGATGGTCAGGTTTATAAGACCGTGAGGATTGGCAACCAGGTTTGGATGAAGGAACCGCTGAAATACAAGTGCGTGGGTTATACTGGAGACGGCATTTATGAATGGAATGCGGTGAACAAGTATTGTGCCGTAAGAGGCTGGCGCGTTCCCAAGAAAAAGGATTTTGAAATATTGACGCAAACTGCGGCGAGCTTGGGCTGTGGCGATCCGTCGAGTGTTTTAATGTCTCGCAAGGGGTGGGAAAAGTGCAGTGTGACTCCGACCGATAACCTTGGCTTTGAAGCGACTCCAGTAAAAAGCAATACGGGTATCAGCAATAATTACTTTAGCCATTTTTGGACATCTGAAGATAAATTTTGCTTTGAAATTTTTCCGGGCCGAGTCACTTTCAGCACGCATTCGCAATCGTACGTGCGTTTGATTAAAGACGATATTGCGGAATCAAAAACGCCAGAAAAGAAATAA
- a CDS encoding NAD-dependent deacylase, giving the protein MKRYRLVVLTGAGISAESGLRTFRGNDGMWEHENIEDVCTPEALRRDPKRVKDFYNFLRKGLPEHAPNAAHIALAKLEERLGDQFLLVTQNVDDLHERGGSKRVLHMHGDLMKLRCTKHEHEFDFTGEETMDTKCPICGSPVRPDIVFFGETPLYMDEIQNALMNCDEFVYIGTSSVVYPAAGFKSFAHSYGAKVTCLNLEAPYGDPYTDVVIQGKATEVVPKWCEEFK; this is encoded by the coding sequence ATGAAACGTTATAGATTAGTGGTTCTGACGGGTGCAGGCATCAGCGCTGAATCAGGTCTTCGCACGTTCCGCGGAAACGACGGCATGTGGGAACACGAAAACATCGAGGACGTCTGCACGCCGGAAGCCCTCCGCCGTGACCCGAAACGCGTCAAGGATTTTTACAATTTCCTGCGCAAGGGACTCCCCGAGCATGCCCCGAACGCGGCGCACATCGCGCTTGCCAAGCTCGAAGAGCGCCTCGGCGACCAATTCCTGCTTGTGACGCAAAACGTCGACGACCTCCACGAACGTGGAGGCAGCAAGCGAGTGTTGCACATGCACGGCGACCTGATGAAGCTCCGCTGCACAAAGCACGAGCATGAATTCGATTTCACGGGCGAAGAAACGATGGACACCAAGTGCCCTATTTGCGGAAGCCCCGTGCGCCCAGACATCGTGTTCTTTGGAGAAACGCCATTGTACATGGACGAAATCCAAAACGCGCTCATGAACTGTGATGAATTTGTCTATATTGGAACAAGTAGCGTAGTGTATCCGGCTGCTGGGTTCAAAAGTTTTGCCCACTCCTACGGAGCAAAGGTCACATGTCTCAACCTCGAAGCACCTTACGGCGACCCGTACACGGATGTTGTCATTCAAGGAAAGGCAACCGAAGTCGTTCCAAAGTGGTGCGAAGAATTCAAGTGA
- a CDS encoding M20/M25/M40 family metallo-hydrolase, with product MQNQIKKNIHENMPRYIDMLSSLVAIPSISFDNFDQKYVLDSANAVKTMFEKAGLTNIQFLMPPSGRPSVYAESLTSPDKPTILLYAHHDVQPPMREALWNTPPFTATLKGDRLFGRGTADDKAGIITHLAALEQVRRELKGNGPNLKFIIEGEEESGSAGFEKILSEHAELLKCDAVIVADLGNFAKGTPSITTTLRGMSAINVTLRATKAPLHSGSWSGPIPDPAQALCRMIASLTDKDGKILIPHYEDDVIPPTKEELESYKSLGMTEEIFRNDGGVLEQVKLNVPEDEILISLWRRPSIIASTIEAGSRVNAGNVLQDSAYARIGIRLAPGMDAVKCTDMLADFLKAQVPNNLEITIDKEDGANPFVTDTTHPFFQKMSDAMTDAYNSPTKFIGCGASIPGAELFRNTFGNIPILLTGLEDPECNAHGENESLYLPDFESGIIAESLFFANL from the coding sequence ATGCAAAATCAAATCAAGAAAAACATTCACGAAAACATGCCTCGCTATATCGACATGCTTTCGAGCTTGGTCGCTATTCCATCTATCAGTTTTGACAATTTTGACCAAAAGTACGTTTTGGACAGCGCGAACGCCGTAAAGACGATGTTTGAAAAAGCGGGACTCACGAACATCCAGTTTTTGATGCCGCCCAGCGGGCGTCCGAGCGTTTATGCCGAGAGCCTCACGAGCCCGGACAAGCCGACCATTCTTTTATACGCCCATCATGACGTGCAGCCGCCCATGAGAGAAGCGCTTTGGAACACGCCGCCGTTCACGGCAACGCTTAAAGGAGACCGCCTTTTTGGACGCGGCACAGCAGACGACAAGGCGGGAATCATCACGCATCTCGCCGCTTTGGAACAGGTCCGTAGAGAACTTAAAGGCAACGGCCCGAATCTCAAGTTCATTATCGAAGGCGAAGAAGAATCCGGAAGCGCAGGCTTCGAGAAGATTCTCTCGGAACATGCAGAACTTTTGAAATGCGATGCCGTAATTGTCGCAGACCTTGGAAATTTTGCGAAAGGAACGCCATCCATTACGACAACACTCCGCGGCATGAGCGCCATCAACGTCACGCTCCGCGCGACAAAGGCTCCGCTCCATTCCGGCTCGTGGTCCGGCCCGATTCCAGATCCCGCACAAGCGCTTTGCCGCATGATAGCAAGCCTCACCGATAAAGACGGCAAGATTCTCATTCCGCATTACGAAGACGATGTGATTCCGCCAACTAAAGAAGAATTGGAATCTTACAAATCGCTCGGCATGACCGAAGAAATTTTCCGCAACGACGGTGGCGTTCTCGAACAAGTGAAGTTGAATGTACCCGAAGACGAAATTTTGATTTCGCTGTGGCGCCGCCCAAGCATCATCGCAAGCACCATCGAAGCGGGTTCCCGCGTGAATGCCGGAAACGTCTTGCAAGATAGCGCCTATGCAAGAATCGGCATTCGCCTTGCTCCCGGCATGGATGCTGTAAAATGCACCGACATGCTCGCCGACTTCCTTAAAGCGCAAGTTCCGAACAACTTGGAAATCACGATTGACAAGGAAGATGGAGCCAATCCGTTCGTCACCGACACAACGCACCCGTTCTTCCAAAAGATGAGCGATGCCATGACGGACGCCTACAACTCCCCCACAAAATTTATCGGTTGCGGCGCAAGCATCCCCGGTGCAGAACTGTTCCGCAACACGTTCGGGAACATTCCCATTTTGCTAACCGGCCTCGAAGACCCGGAATGCAACGCCCATGGCGAAAACGAAAGCCTTTACCTGCCCGATTTCGAAAGCGGAATCATCGCGGAATCGCTTTTCTTTGCAAACCTGTAG
- a CDS encoding dihydroorotate oxidase — MNVNCINHEYYMRVSDRILALIRRIFHNNPEFRHDSLKHVARFAPIIPLMGGRPDLSKTLNRVVTFADGSNPLHFGAPIVLAAGANKTAKRICDFANMGFGGISVGTATRHVREGNTHRPRIGFIENDRAIHNSMGLNNDGVEAVTRRTDAQIAAAHRAGMCVGISVAETPGLTDENEKIKDIIESFSIAYRVADYIEINVSCPNTGENRLDLDMSFIDKIFSEIKNYRDAQNYRKAVYAKLSPDMAETHTATIMDALVKAGVNGVVIGNTYPTKKIENLPVRVKFNELTPLRADGDCGGMSGRPLYENMVKNVKFIREHYPQMSVMACGGIDHGYKIYDLIKLGVDAVQCYSVVAFRWMAAHAMRKELQEALSKDGYKTLADYDAQNPKD, encoded by the coding sequence ATGAACGTTAATTGCATCAATCACGAATACTACATGCGCGTCAGTGACCGCATTCTTGCTTTGATTCGCCGCATTTTCCACAATAATCCGGAATTTCGCCATGATTCCTTGAAGCATGTGGCGCGATTTGCTCCGATTATCCCTCTTATGGGCGGTCGTCCGGACTTGAGCAAGACGCTGAATCGCGTGGTGACTTTTGCCGATGGCTCAAATCCGCTTCATTTCGGGGCTCCGATTGTGCTTGCGGCTGGTGCAAACAAGACGGCGAAGCGCATTTGTGATTTTGCAAATATGGGTTTTGGTGGAATTTCTGTGGGTACAGCGACTCGCCATGTGCGCGAAGGAAACACGCATAGACCGCGTATCGGATTCATCGAAAACGATCGAGCCATTCATAACAGCATGGGCCTCAACAACGATGGTGTCGAGGCTGTGACTCGCCGTACGGATGCTCAGATTGCCGCAGCTCACAGGGCTGGGATGTGCGTGGGCATTTCCGTTGCCGAAACTCCGGGCCTCACCGATGAAAACGAAAAAATCAAGGATATCATCGAGAGTTTTTCCATTGCTTATCGCGTGGCAGACTACATCGAAATCAACGTGAGCTGCCCGAATACGGGGGAGAACCGCCTCGATCTCGATATGTCCTTTATCGACAAGATTTTCTCTGAAATTAAGAATTATCGCGATGCGCAAAACTATCGCAAGGCGGTTTATGCCAAGCTCAGCCCGGATATGGCTGAAACGCATACGGCAACGATTATGGATGCGCTCGTGAAGGCTGGCGTAAACGGCGTTGTCATCGGTAACACGTATCCGACCAAGAAAATCGAAAACCTCCCGGTCCGCGTCAAGTTTAACGAATTGACTCCGCTCCGTGCTGATGGCGATTGCGGTGGCATGTCAGGCCGCCCGCTTTACGAAAACATGGTCAAGAATGTCAAGTTTATCCGTGAACATTATCCGCAGATGAGTGTGATGGCTTGCGGCGGCATTGACCATGGCTACAAAATTTACGACCTCATTAAGCTCGGTGTCGATGCGGTGCAGTGCTATTCCGTAGTGGCATTCCGCTGGATGGCAGCCCATGCGATGCGCAAGGAACTTCAAGAAGCACTTTCGAAAGACGGTTATAAGACTTTAGCGGATTACGATGCTCAAAATCCGAAGGATTAA
- a CDS encoding thioredoxin-like domain-containing protein, producing the protein MFKIVRALCVMMFLSVSAFAGPWLGLIYKKDLYENHLALRVSGVHPESGCLAAGVVSGDLVIGIDGKDLVNVAQLQNVLKNAKVGSHVAIEIFREGKRIPLTVTLTERPDDISSLTGSAIGSKIAKFGNNFYKNAEKRQEAPKATLLDFWATWCGPCRQTLPVLEKMYNKYSSQGLEVIGISSEQKNTLLSFYKKQHASPYPLYRDADQGLWRRYGIHAVPTLMLLDANGYIKRVWSGAPSFEMLEKLVLEVMEK; encoded by the coding sequence ATGTTTAAAATAGTACGTGCATTATGCGTCATGATGTTTCTCTCGGTTTCTGCGTTTGCGGGGCCGTGGCTTGGACTTATTTACAAGAAAGATCTCTATGAAAATCACCTCGCGCTCCGAGTTTCTGGCGTGCATCCTGAATCGGGTTGCCTTGCTGCAGGCGTTGTCTCGGGCGACTTGGTCATCGGCATTGACGGGAAGGACTTGGTGAATGTCGCGCAACTCCAGAATGTTTTGAAAAATGCGAAGGTCGGTTCACATGTCGCCATTGAAATTTTCCGCGAAGGAAAGCGCATACCACTCACTGTGACGCTGACGGAACGCCCGGACGATATTTCTAGCTTGACGGGCTCTGCAATCGGAAGTAAAATTGCAAAGTTCGGCAATAACTTCTATAAGAATGCGGAGAAAAGGCAAGAAGCTCCGAAGGCAACCCTTTTGGACTTCTGGGCAACTTGGTGCGGGCCATGCCGCCAGACGCTTCCCGTGCTCGAAAAAATGTACAACAAGTATTCTAGCCAGGGGCTCGAAGTCATCGGAATCTCTTCCGAACAGAAAAATACGCTCCTCTCGTTCTACAAAAAGCAACATGCGTCCCCGTATCCGCTGTATCGCGATGCCGACCAGGGACTCTGGCGCCGTTATGGCATCCATGCGGTTCCGACGCTCATGCTCCTTGATGCGAATGGCTATATCAAGCGTGTCTGGAGTGGCGCTCCTAGCTTCGAAATGCTTGAAAAGCTAGTGCTCGAAGTGATGGAAAAGTAG
- a CDS encoding DegT/DnrJ/EryC1/StrS aminotransferase family protein: protein MVPFLDLKRINEPYKDALNKAAISVVESGWYIRGHYGERFEQAFAEYCGAMYAVGVGNGLDALTLMLRASMELGRLHEGDEILVPANTYIATVLAVSAVGLKPVLVEPAEHSYNMDPKRLKDACGAHTRAILVVHLYGRLCAMDEICEFANSRDLLVFEDCAQAHGARLCDGRGVGTFGSAAAFSFYPTKNLGALGDAGMVLTNDADVAKVVRALGNYGSEQKYVNKFKGVNSRLDEMQAALLLEKLPHLDEWNERRREIAARYCNEIKNPKVLLPELPSTPSEHVYHVFVIRLKSEESRNEMQAYLKKRGIETLIHYPIPPHLQEAYAHEFSGEYPIAESMAKTILSIPMSPVLTDDEVSEVIGAINEF from the coding sequence ATGGTTCCTTTCTTGGACCTGAAAAGAATAAACGAACCATACAAAGATGCGCTGAATAAAGCCGCTATTTCCGTAGTTGAGTCGGGATGGTATATTCGCGGGCATTATGGCGAACGTTTTGAACAGGCTTTTGCTGAATATTGTGGTGCAATGTATGCTGTAGGTGTCGGGAACGGCTTGGACGCTCTCACGCTCATGTTGCGTGCTTCGATGGAACTTGGGCGTCTCCATGAAGGTGACGAGATTCTTGTGCCGGCGAATACGTATATCGCGACGGTTTTGGCGGTGAGCGCTGTGGGGCTTAAACCTGTGCTTGTGGAACCTGCTGAACATAGTTACAACATGGATCCTAAGCGCTTGAAGGATGCTTGCGGGGCGCATACACGTGCGATTCTGGTCGTTCATTTGTACGGGCGTCTTTGTGCGATGGATGAAATTTGCGAATTTGCCAATTCGCGTGACTTGCTCGTTTTTGAAGATTGTGCGCAAGCTCATGGGGCGCGTCTTTGCGATGGTCGTGGTGTGGGCACGTTTGGCTCTGCAGCGGCGTTTAGCTTTTATCCGACGAAGAATTTGGGGGCGCTTGGCGATGCCGGTATGGTTCTCACGAACGATGCTGATGTGGCTAAAGTTGTCCGTGCGCTTGGCAATTACGGCTCCGAGCAAAAATACGTGAACAAGTTTAAGGGCGTAAATTCGCGCCTTGACGAAATGCAGGCTGCGCTTTTGCTTGAAAAACTCCCGCATCTGGATGAATGGAACGAGCGCCGTCGTGAAATTGCAGCACGTTATTGCAACGAAATCAAGAACCCGAAAGTCTTGTTGCCGGAACTTCCTTCGACGCCTTCGGAGCATGTTTATCATGTGTTCGTGATCCGCTTAAAGAGCGAGGAATCCCGAAATGAAATGCAGGCGTACTTGAAAAAGCGCGGCATAGAAACGCTAATCCATTATCCGATTCCGCCGCATTTGCAAGAAGCGTATGCTCATGAATTTAGCGGTGAGTACCCGATTGCCGAATCGATGGCCAAGACGATTCTCAGTATTCCTATGAGTCCGGTGCTGACCGATGACGAAGTCTCTGAAGTGATTGGTGCGATTAATGAGTTTTAA
- a CDS encoding O-antigen translocase, whose amino-acid sequence MSFNNNAKDNGVPGTKAGMTSSREPVNFMKLFLGSGMVTFLNAVRVFVVNKLLAVFLPPTAFACVGQFMNFMTMGQATSSLALQNGWVSLSAQNKNNLEQLRGVWRGGFRLTTFASIITFAVALVLCFMLPLEKFFPEIHPRLVQAAIIFALPGVFATNVITITSSVMNGLGHYRRWALINMVTSLWQMLWVAFFLYTGRLSVLSIVATQSVVAGVFAAQIASRAGFSLNEIRKTALDIRAPWISYALMGIVPMVLTPVVLTFMRLTIGENLGWNAAGIWQGIWKISDFLTAFFSAILGVIILPKVSAALTKSEFWGMFRPVLIKTMALALVAVAILYFGRSLLVTVMLSSAYAGAADYIPLQLLGDFFRVGGWALGLVLIARRETKKFLILEICSEFVLASATYGFVKLYEFNGPMMAYALENFLTLVASFIIVSRLDWAKK is encoded by the coding sequence ATGAGTTTTAATAATAACGCAAAAGATAATGGTGTTCCCGGCACTAAGGCTGGAATGACTTCATCGCGGGAACCCGTGAATTTCATGAAGTTGTTTTTAGGTTCGGGAATGGTGACTTTCCTGAATGCCGTGCGCGTTTTTGTAGTCAATAAGTTGCTTGCCGTATTCCTCCCGCCGACAGCTTTTGCATGCGTGGGACAGTTCATGAATTTTATGACGATGGGGCAGGCGACGTCTTCACTTGCATTACAGAACGGTTGGGTGAGCCTCTCGGCGCAGAATAAAAACAATTTGGAGCAGTTGCGTGGCGTGTGGCGTGGCGGTTTTCGCCTGACGACGTTTGCAAGCATCATTACTTTCGCGGTGGCTCTTGTTCTTTGCTTTATGCTTCCGCTTGAAAAGTTCTTTCCGGAGATCCATCCGCGTCTTGTGCAGGCGGCGATTATTTTTGCATTGCCAGGCGTTTTTGCTACGAATGTCATTACCATTACCTCGTCTGTGATGAACGGGCTTGGGCATTACCGCCGTTGGGCGCTCATCAATATGGTGACGTCGTTATGGCAAATGCTGTGGGTGGCGTTCTTCCTTTACACGGGGCGGCTGAGCGTGCTTTCGATTGTGGCAACGCAGTCTGTTGTTGCGGGTGTTTTTGCCGCGCAAATTGCATCCCGTGCTGGCTTCAGTTTGAATGAAATTCGTAAAACGGCGTTGGATATTCGCGCTCCGTGGATATCGTATGCACTGATGGGAATTGTCCCGATGGTTTTAACGCCGGTGGTGCTTACGTTTATGCGACTGACGATTGGTGAAAACTTAGGCTGGAATGCGGCTGGCATTTGGCAGGGCATTTGGAAAATTTCGGATTTCTTGACGGCGTTTTTCTCTGCGATTCTTGGCGTTATTATTTTGCCGAAAGTTTCTGCTGCGTTGACGAAGTCTGAATTTTGGGGAATGTTTCGCCCGGTTCTGATTAAGACGATGGCGCTTGCGCTTGTGGCGGTTGCGATTCTCTATTTCGGTCGCTCTCTCCTTGTGACGGTGATGCTTTCTTCGGCGTATGCAGGTGCCGCCGATTACATCCCGTTGCAGTTATTGGGAGATTTTTTCCGTGTGGGCGGTTGGGCCCTTGGACTTGTGTTGATCGCTCGTCGCGAAACGAAAAAATTTCTGATTCTAGAAATTTGTTCTGAATTTGTCCTTGCTTCTGCAACGTACGGCTTTGTAAAATTGTATGAATTTAATGGCCCGATGATGGCTTATGCGCTTGAAAATTTCCTCACGCTAGTGGCATCGTTCATTATCGTTAGTCGTTTAGATTGGGCGAAAAAGTAA